In Paraburkholderia sprentiae WSM5005, a genomic segment contains:
- a CDS encoding response regulator, with product MGQGTELRGRRILVVEDDFSVAQALCGLIEEAGAKVVGPIGWFDQALTYVKANQDEFDGAVLDVDLHGEKSYAIADWLAERGVRFVFTTGYGADALDPAYAGYPRCEKPFDPRLLFKTLAPGAV from the coding sequence ATGGGACAGGGTACGGAACTACGGGGACGCCGGATACTTGTCGTCGAGGACGACTTCTCCGTCGCGCAGGCGCTGTGCGGCCTGATCGAAGAGGCCGGGGCAAAGGTCGTAGGGCCGATTGGTTGGTTCGACCAGGCGCTGACATACGTCAAAGCCAATCAGGACGAATTCGACGGCGCGGTACTCGATGTGGATCTGCACGGCGAAAAGTCATACGCGATCGCCGACTGGCTCGCCGAGCGCGGCGTCCGTTTTGTTTTTACGACCGGATACGGGGCGGACGCGCTCGACCCCGCGTACGCCGGATATCCCCGCTGCGAAAAACCCTTCGATCCACGTTTGCTTTTTAAGACGCTTGCTCCAGGCGCCGTCTGA